The Anabas testudineus chromosome 1, fAnaTes1.2, whole genome shotgun sequence genomic sequence TAATGCTTTCATAACTAATTGCGTTTCTTCAAGCAAAAAAAAGCTTGCTGGTTCcagattgtatttattttatttaaaggttatgattattttttgtgtcacaaatgaaataaagctTCAAATGGTTGCATTTTGGACTGTTGGTCGGACAAAATAATGATGTCTAATTtgagagatatatatatataagagaTATATAAACTAAACTTTGTGTTGgttaatagagaaaataattGTTAGCTACTATTGCAGAATACCTAATGAATTCAGATTCATACCGTTCAGCTGGAGCTAAATTTGGCCACGTCTGAGGACACTGGAGTTAAATCAGACCCACTGGTCTTGAAtctgtgatttattattatttagtgtaTTTTGTTCCGTTTCCATTGATTAGGAGCTGGAGCAGAGGGAGGCGGGACTTTCTGTGTGCGCCCGGATGACGCAGCTAAGGAAGGACCAATCAGGTGACGGGATCTAGCAAAGTTcgtgttgttctttttttttacgCACTGCACATGCGCATTTCATTTCGAAAATGGCGGCCGTACAAGGTGGTCTGGTGGACGcggaggaagaaaaagacataaaaactgAACCATCTAGCGATGGATCTGGAAATAATAATGCAAACGACGGACGGGTGCTTTCTACGTCCCCCGGTGCTTCGTCTGAAAGTAACAAAGCTGCTTCGGGAGCCTCGATGGACCGGCACACCATGTTGGCAGTCCTGCAGTTCCTCAAGAGGAACAATCTCTCCGAGTCCGTCGAAATCTTGCGCCGTGAAGCGGGATTACCGATTGATTCAGGGGATGCGAAGGGGACCGATTCCTCCGGGGGAGGATCGGGAGGAGCTGCCGGCAGTGTGGATCTAGAAGGGGGAGATGCGAGTGCTCTCCTTAGCCGGGTGACCGGTTCCTCCTCCGGAGTCCAGGCGCCAACAAAAAGTAGGATACAAACCTGACTGCTGTTGTTAATGTGCGAAACAGTGATGCGCGGTTAACGAGAAAGGTTTCCTGCTCatgtaaaactacatttacaaCGCTTTGTAGCTGTTCCAATAATTAGTTATTACGGCAGTTAAGCGGTAATAGATCATTGATAATCTACCTGAAACTTTAAAATGTGGAGTTCTGCCCTCAGCCCCTGAGTTTTTAATAGGTTTCATGAAGCTGGTGTGTTGCAGGGCTGCTTGGGTTGCATTCATGCAGGGTCTGTGGCTCCTGGtttataaaatgtacagtttctGATGTATTCACACTTTTTGCATAAGCTTTTGTCCAAAGCTAAATGATGCCACCAACCAGTAtttttgtattcatttcagTAAAATCTCAGTATAATCATATCAGAGGACCAGTACGTACTACTAGAGAAGTGTAATtgcacttacacacactttGTACTGCCTCTCAACAGATAAAATGTTCTCAATTACTATTACTTGTTACCATTAGTCTCAAATTAAAAATTCGATTTTGTCactaacatattttaaaattcacCCTGGATTGACACAGTGTTTTTGAAAGCTGTATAACATAATGTGCTGTAATAACTGGACATCTCACACTTTACACTTGAActgtttcagcagctgctgcagaggatCAGCCAGATGTCAACGTGGTGCTGTCAGCTTACAGCCAGCAGGGAGATCCGGCTCTGTACGAGGCCTACTACAGCGGCCTGAAGAAGTTCATAGAAACGGTTTTGGACTGTCACAGAGCAGAACTGTCTCAGGTCTTCTACCCTCTGTTTGTCCACATGTACCTGGAGCTGGTGTACAACAATCACGAAAATGAGGCCAAGGCTTTCTTTGAAAAGTGAGGCACCTTAATGTGTTCTGTCTTATGTTCGTCTCTATATAACACACAGTTTACTTACCACTCAACTCTTTTGTCTGGCTCCATCTCAGGTTTAGTGGGGATCAGGAGTGCTACTATGAAGACGACTTGCGTGTTTTGTCTGGTCTGACCAAGAAGGAGCACATGAGAGGAAACGAGACCCTGCTGGACTTCCGCACCAGCAAGTTTGTCCTGCGAATCTCCCGGGACTCTTACCAGCTGCTGAAAAGGCACCTGCAGGAACGTCAGAACAACCAGATCTGGAACATCATCCAGGAGCACCTCTACATTGACATCTTTGATGGCATGCCACGTAGCAAGAGCCAGATTGATGCCATGTCTGGCAGCTTGGCAGGAGAGGCCAAGCGGGAGGCCAATAAGGCTAAGGTTAGACAAACACACCAATGTGCATATAATAATATCTGCGTTATTTGTCATGACGTGCCTTTGTTTCATTGCCATTCAAACTGCTGTAGGTCTATTATGGACTGCTGAAGGAGCCAGAAATTGAGCTACCActtgatgatgaggatgaggaggcagAGAATGAAGAGGGTAAACCCAAAAAGAAGAAACCCAAAAAGGACAGCATGGGCTCCAAGAGCAAGAAGCAGGATCCTAATGCTCCTTCACAGAACAGGTGGGGATGTTTTACACTGCAGCATTGTTTGCTCTTGCAAAGCCAGAATAGTGTGAGCCTGTGAAAGTTGGCTGCAGCACTGGGTATTATTCAGTTGAAAGTCCCGGTATTAACCATCATAACAAATTGTGCATGCAGAAATGCACTACTACTGCAAAGGCTAATACTGCTtataaattgcattttttatttcccacAAAGCACAAGacattatataataaatatttataaatattgtCATGCTGCAGTGCTTTTCACTCTATAGAATAGATATTAATTTAGAGCATCTTTTAGTTACCCTGCTAGTCAGTGGCAGATGACTAACCTTTTGTTTACCTTTGCTTAGGATACCTCTGCCAGAACTAAAGGATTCAGACAAGCTGGACAAGATCATGTACATGAAAGAGGCCACCAAGAGGATCCGCCTGGGACCAGACAACCTCCCCTCTATCTGCTTCTACTCTTTTCTCAATGCATATCAGGTAGAACATCATGAACACAATTATAATTATTCACAATTTATTATGTCGACACGTTTAAGTTGCTGGTAGAAGCTGGGCAGTTTCATTGCAAATGCAAACTACACTGGAAGTCATTTCTAATTAGTCACATTTTTTGCTGCAGGGTTTGACTGCAGTGGACTTTACAGATGATTCCAGCCTGATTGCAGGAGGCTTCGCCGATTCCACAGTTCGGGTATGGAGCGTCACACCGAAAAAGCTCCGCAAAGTTAAATCTGCAGCAGGTACAGTGTATGACACCAGTTCAACATGTCTTTACTTACTTTGTTGTCACAATTTAATTGAGTTAaagcttttgtttcttcttctttcagactTGAACCTGATTGACAAAGAGTCCGATGACGTGCTAGAGAGGATCATGGATGAGAAGACGGCCAGTGAGTCAAAGATCCTCTACGGACACAGTGGCCCAGTGTATGGAATCAGCTTCAGCCCTGACAGGTAGAATAACTCGGAGACACCTTGTGTTAAAACCATACCTTCTGCAAAAACGTGATGCATTTCATTACTACTAAACCTAGGAACAGGAAGTAGAATAATTACTGCCTCTTTGGTCTTTCAGAAATTACCTGTTGTCAAGCTCTGAAGATGGTACAGTCAGACTGTGGAGTCTCCTAACATTTACCTGTCTGGTGGGCTACAAAGGCCACAACTACCCAGTGTGGGACACTCAGTTTTCTCCCCACGGGTACTATTTTGTCTCTGGGGGACATGACAGAGTTGCCCGGTAGGAAACTGCTGAACTTATTTGACTAATCTTTTCATATGGAGTCCTTCAATCTTTTGCTGTAACAGAGGAAAGAAATTGAGCCTGTGTTGTGCTGTCTCCAACAGTCTATGGGCAACAGATCATTACCAGCCCCTACGGATATTTTCTGGTCATCTAGCTGATGTCACGTGTACCCGTTTCCACCCCAACTCCAATTATCTGGCCACAGGATCGTCTGACCGCACCATCCGCCTCTGGGACGTCCTGAGTGGAAACTGTGTCCGTATATTCACTGGTCATAAGGTCAGTCATGTCATCAGACTGTGTTCTGATGCTTCCCATTATGTACACCTCCCAATTTAAGATGCTGAAGATCatagacagacaggtgtatACTGCAGGACAGCTGTCATTTACTGCTGCATAGAAGATGTCTGAGccagtgttttcactttttctatcCAGGGTCCTATCCATGCCTTGGCTTTCTCTCCCAATGGGAAATTCTTGGCCTCAGGAGCCACCGATGGCAGAGTTCTTCTGTGGGACATTGGTCATGGACTAATGGTCGCAGAGCTCAAAGGCCACACAGATACAATCTATTCCCTCAGGTTCAGCAGGGACGGCGAGCTTCTTGCCTCTGGTGGGTATAGCATAGCTTCTTGATTAAGTGAATTTAATCCAATCAAGACTGAAGCcacaaaatgttcatgttgAACTTCTGAAGTTAGAGCTGCAGTGTCCATGTTTTCATCTTGCAAACCCACATTCAGAGTATGCTGTTTTTCCTAGGCTCCATGGACAACACGGTTCGTTTATGGGATGCTATGAAAGCATTTGATGATTTAGAGACTGATGACTTCACAGCAGCTACGGGACACATCCATCTACAAGATAACTCCCAGGAGCTCCTGCTCGGCACCTACTTCAGTAAATCCACACCTGTCATACACCTTCACTTCACACGGAGGAACCTACTGATGGCCGCCGGGGCCTACAACCCATAAGACATTACTGAATTATGTGAAAATGATCAATGGAAGCTTAAGATAATACAAACATTTTGCTCCCTGAGCTACATGGGTAACAGAAGAGGTTTGTggagctgaaatgaaaatgtatttctcatTCACCTCTTGTGAATATCAGGCTATGAATAAGGGTAAAACTAGGCTAGTGCGCCCCTAGTCTGGCCCTCAGTCTGAAAGATTCAGGCTCATGTGTTGCAGAGAAAAAGTCACAACACTGTCTGCAATTgtctggttttctgtataaattgATCGTGACGTGATCAGATCGTCACcagttacaaatataaacaaacacaattgtTCTAAGATGATAAGATGCAGTCATGACTTTTTATGCCTTATATGAACTTTCCATTATTATTCATTGattgatggtggaaaaagtaacaATAACCATGTTTGAAAAACTGGTTAAACCACCTTCGACAGCAACAATGTCAAAcaagtgcttcctgtagctgtagaTTAGACCTGCATAACatccaggaggaactttggaccagTCTTCCTCTCAAAACGTCTTCAGCTCAGACACGATCTTAGGACGTCTAGTATGTGCGGCTCTGCACTGCATCTCTATTGAACTGAGGTTTTGGCTCTgagccactccaaaaggtggatgtttttgtctttgaagCCATTCAgtactacttttacttttaagttAAAGATAATTGAGAAACCCTTGATGAATGTGGTAATTCAGGATTGCAAGCTGtccaggtccagaggcagcag encodes the following:
- the taf5 gene encoding transcription initiation factor TFIID subunit 5 isoform X1 — translated: MAAVQGGLVDAEEEKDIKTEPSSDGSGNNNANDGRVLSTSPGASSESNKAASGASMDRHTMLAVLQFLKRNNLSESVEILRREAGLPIDSGDAKGTDSSGGGSGGAAGSVDLEGGDASALLSRVTGSSSGVQAPTKTAAAEDQPDVNVVLSAYSQQGDPALYEAYYSGLKKFIETVLDCHRAELSQVFYPLFVHMYLELVYNNHENEAKAFFEKFSGDQECYYEDDLRVLSGLTKKEHMRGNETLLDFRTSKFVLRISRDSYQLLKRHLQERQNNQIWNIIQEHLYIDIFDGMPRSKSQIDAMSGSLAGEAKREANKAKVYYGLLKEPEIELPLDDEDEEAENEEGKPKKKKPKKDSMGSKSKKQDPNAPSQNRIPLPELKDSDKLDKIMYMKEATKRIRLGPDNLPSICFYSFLNAYQGLTAVDFTDDSSLIAGGFADSTVRVWSVTPKKLRKVKSAADLNLIDKESDDVLERIMDEKTASESKILYGHSGPVYGISFSPDRNYLLSSSEDGTVRLWSLLTFTCLVGYKGHNYPVWDTQFSPHGYYFVSGGHDRVARLWATDHYQPLRIFSGHLADVTCTRFHPNSNYLATGSSDRTIRLWDVLSGNCVRIFTGHKGPIHALAFSPNGKFLASGATDGRVLLWDIGHGLMVAELKGHTDTIYSLRFSRDGELLASGSMDNTVRLWDAMKAFDDLETDDFTAATGHIHLQDNSQELLLGTYFSKSTPVIHLHFTRRNLLMAAGAYNP
- the taf5 gene encoding transcription initiation factor TFIID subunit 5 isoform X2 — translated: MAAVQGGLVDAEEEKDIKTEPSSDGSGNNNANDGRVLSTSPGASSESNKAASGASMDRHTMLAVLQFLKRNNLSESVEILRREAGLPIDSGDAKGTDSSGGGSGGAAGSVDLEGGDASALLSRVTGSSSGVQAPTKTAAEDQPDVNVVLSAYSQQGDPALYEAYYSGLKKFIETVLDCHRAELSQVFYPLFVHMYLELVYNNHENEAKAFFEKFSGDQECYYEDDLRVLSGLTKKEHMRGNETLLDFRTSKFVLRISRDSYQLLKRHLQERQNNQIWNIIQEHLYIDIFDGMPRSKSQIDAMSGSLAGEAKREANKAKVYYGLLKEPEIELPLDDEDEEAENEEGKPKKKKPKKDSMGSKSKKQDPNAPSQNRIPLPELKDSDKLDKIMYMKEATKRIRLGPDNLPSICFYSFLNAYQGLTAVDFTDDSSLIAGGFADSTVRVWSVTPKKLRKVKSAADLNLIDKESDDVLERIMDEKTASESKILYGHSGPVYGISFSPDRNYLLSSSEDGTVRLWSLLTFTCLVGYKGHNYPVWDTQFSPHGYYFVSGGHDRVARLWATDHYQPLRIFSGHLADVTCTRFHPNSNYLATGSSDRTIRLWDVLSGNCVRIFTGHKGPIHALAFSPNGKFLASGATDGRVLLWDIGHGLMVAELKGHTDTIYSLRFSRDGELLASGSMDNTVRLWDAMKAFDDLETDDFTAATGHIHLQDNSQELLLGTYFSKSTPVIHLHFTRRNLLMAAGAYNP